ATCACATCATCACCATGGACCTGCATGCCTCTCAGATCCAGGTTCTGGCATTTTCTTTGTTGTCCTTGGTTGTGGTGGGGGCTTAATGGAAGTGGTAAAATCCTAACTCTCTGTTAAGTCAAGTAATTTTCAAAGGAGGTAACATTCCTTTAAGTTTGTGTATAGTGACTCTCTCAGATTTTCCTCTTAActcagaaatataatttaatgttgAGATCTGAATCCAACCACCATCCTGCCTGCAGTCACTTCTGGAGGAGTGGGAATGGCTTCCTGATACGAAACTAGAATTCCATCTCAATTTCTGGAAAACAGTTAGAATGGGAGAGTCGTAATGTAGGTTCTTTAAACTCTTCATAACTTAAGTTCCTTCATTTGTAAAAACAGGCCAAATTATCCTGGGCCTACTCTGTGATAGAATGAATGGTGAAGTATTTGACTTCTGATAAGGTGCTTTAGAAACAGCAAACCTCTCCTCCCCTGCTGCCCTACAAAGCCATCCTCCTGTTCCCCAGGATGTAGGCAATCGTAAGATAACAGACCATGTCCGCAAAGATACTGGACTGGACTGAAACTTACTCCCGGAACATATGTATCTTTTGATTGAATTCTGTTAGAATTAAGAAAAGGGAGTCAGTTAAAAGAGCTTCTTTTGAATacagaattaaattttatttcatgaaagggatgatctttttaaaaacttggcgATAACGTGACACTCACTTCTCCCCTCAGGGGTTCTTTGATATTCCCGTGGACAACTTGTACGCAGAGCCGGCCGTCCTGCAGTGGATTCGGGAGAACATCGCCGAGTGGAGGAACTGCATCATTGTTTCCCCGGATGCAGGGGGAGCCAAGAGGTACCGCGCCGCCGGCACGCTGCGGATGTCTGTGTCCGCCGACTGCTTTTTCCTTTTCGTCTGTGTTAGATAAGGAACCACGTCTTAACTTACTTAACAGTTGATTTTGCAAATGAGCAAGTAAGTAGCCAGCAGGCTTCACCCCCACAGCAGAGAGCCGTCGTCTTTGTTAACATGTCATCGCTCAGGAGAGAAAATACATCCACATATGTGTTTTCAGCAAAGGATATATtttacttaggtttttttttttttaaattttttttaattttggggtaattaggtttacttatttatttttttagaggagtactagggattgaacccaggaccttatgtgtgctaagcatgcgctctaccacttgagctatgccctcctttctttacttgtttttcttcttttttttaagtttttatttctgattataaaacaATGAGCACATTTGAGAAATAAGGTTCTTAATTAACAACACGATCGACAAAGCTAGTCCTTCTTGCTACAAACAAACCCTTAGAAATGGAAGTCAAAatagaacagaattttaaaatctgtgtccTCAGAACagcaagaaagaaaggagaaaaatatctgtggccaaaaaataaagaaggccACAGCCATGCTGGAGGCAGCCTGGGGGATGGGCGTCAGGTCCAGGAAGAGGCTGGTGACTTGGGTGCTAATGCCCACACAGGGGCCTCTGGAGAGAAGGGAGATGACAGGGAgacccctcccctgcagcccaggAGGAAAGCCCATCTTTCCCTGGGCCTTTGAGCGCGAGGGGAAGGGAGCCACCCGTGAGAGCTCAGAGCAAGGGTCTGTGCCACGGGCAGATGTGCGGTGCGATATGCGCTCTCCCCCTGGTGCGCGGGTCCCGATGCTGGGAAAATTCACGTAAAAATTGGCCTCAGGCTGCAAAGCCACCGCAGAGGGAGAATCCTGCAAGCCCAGCTGTTCAGTAAgcactcccctcctcctgcctgacaGTCCAGGTTAGACAGCCGAGGGGGCGCAGCCCACCGGGAGCCAGCGCCTGCAGATAACACGGCAGCCAACGCCGTGCGCTCACGGAACAATCACTAGACTATGAGATGAGGATGTTGGACAGAAACTGACATGGCATGAAAAGCATCCGCGTGCAGGCACATGGACTCGCATGAGGACAGTACTGAGCAGCCCTTCTCCAGGCTTTGCAGAGACCCAGGGAATTCAGGAGCAATCAGAGGGTTGAAAACGGGGAGGAGATGGAATGCCGATTTGATGCAACGTGCTTTACTGCACGCTGAGCCTCGGTGACTCAGAGTGACCTTGTAGGACCGCACAGCTGCTCTCTGGGGAGGGAAAAAGAGTGGGATGGAGTTTTAATGCCCAGGCAGGGGCCTCCgtcaggaagggagaggggaaaagagagtTCTGTCCACCAGTCCAGTGAGGAAGCAAGGAAGCTCCTAGGTGTGCGGCAATAAACCTGTCACGGGAGAGTGGTGACCGTTAAGCTTGGGGATATCTTCACAGTGCAGACGCCCATCTGTCATCCATCTGCGACCAAGCTAGGGACCTAGAGTTGAACTCAAAAGCACACCTCTCAGTGCAGGCACCCCGAGTGTTGTCTGCTTCACACAGCAGGGGGATGTGGAGGAATTTCCACCAGAAGCGCTTGCAGTTTACTTGGAAGCTTACTGAAGTCGCACGGTGGGGTCTGCATTCAAACGTGGCGAATCCACTGGCCTGCTCGGAGCTTAGAGGTGAAAATGTGGGCTGAGAGGAGCATGAGCATAAGATGTAACTTATTTttaagaacagctttattgaggtggaATTCACATCCCTCCGGTTCATCCATTTAAAGGGCACAGGTCAGTGGTTTTTGTGTATTTAGAGTGAGGTATCTCTCACcactaattctagaacattttcatcaccccagaaggaaaCTTGTACCccctagcagtcactccctactccccctccctccagcccctggcccccactAATCTCTGTTCTGTCTACGGAGCTGCCTCTCCGGGCGCTTCATGTGGATGGATCATTCAGCACATGACTTGAGTGTCAagcctatttctttttctaaccAGAAAAACTTACTTTGATAGCTAACAAGCCAAAAGAATGATAGGTTCTGCAAACTtgtgtggctttttcttttcctatcccaactctgcattttatatatagtctaAAAAGATACACATGTTCTCAGCAAAACTTCAGGCAGAGTGATGTTCCCTATTTCCTTCTTGAGAGGCCTCTCTTCTCTCCACAGTCAGAATTTTGTTACTCACACATATCTCCCTTTTAATTTCACACGGATGAGACTATGCTACACACACTTCttcactgagtttttaaaaaatgtgttccgTCTTGGCAACAATTCCACAGCTGTGCAGTAGAtctgctttcttgtttttcacaGCTGGGTAATAGTCCCTTGTGTGCGGATGTCACAGTTCCTTTAACCAGTTTCCTGTTCCTCTTTAGTCGGTGCTGTGGTTGGCGCTCTTAAATACATGCCTGCAGCACTGCACCCACTCTCACGTTCTGTGTCCATGTGCAAGTAGGACACGTTCCTGGAACTGCTGCTTGTGAGTCAAAGGGCATGAGCCGTTTCGATTTGGTAGACAGGGGCACGATTTGGTCTCTCAAAGAAGGTAGACCATTGggtttaacagatacacactactatatataaaagagatcaacaacaaggtcctactgtacagcacaggggactatattcagtgtcttttaataacctataatggaaaagaatctgaaaaagaatatatatatatatatataactgaatcactttgctgtacaccagaaactaacacaacattgtgaatcagctacacttcaattgaaaaaCACTCGGGCCAGTTGACATTCCCAAGTGTGGATGCCAGTGACTGTGCACGGCCTTGCTCGCACTGCTGATTTATCAGGCTTCTTTCGCTTTCTGATCAGCTAAGTGGTACATGGGGTCTCTTCCTGTTAGTTCCGGTTGCTGTGCATAAGGTCGAGCCCTCTTCCAgcacatgtatttttttgttcGTACCTTCTGCCTGTTCTGTCAGCTGGAGGCCTCTTCCTCTGCTATGTTCAGAGTTCTGCACAGTCAGGAAGTTCATCTCTGCCTCTCGTGTGTGTTGCAgataattttttagttttttagttctttcctttttgtatttttgttttctgtgggacttttaaaacattcttatGTAGTGATACATAGCTCTTTTTCACATTATGGCTTCTGGGTTTATGAAGGATTCACCCTTACTTAACAGTCTTGTTCTTCCATGATTTCGTATGTTTTAagggtttcctttttcctttttaatgttccAGTTTTTCTTCCATCTGCAATTTGTTTTGGAATAAAGAATGAAGTAAGAATCCAACTCTCCCCCTACCCTCAGCTATCAAATGGTTCCAAAACTATGAAATAACCCATTTCCCCCACTGATTCAAAATACCATCTTCTGTTATATACCCGGCACCCCCATCCACTTGCCAACTCctgctttaaaaaatgcagaatcaACTAGCCAGAGGAAATGGCCAGCAGCCACAAGCTGTTCTATTCACATCCCCTTCAGAGCAGCTGCACTCAGACTACCAGGAAAGGCAAGCTTTTTAGCGGTGTGCATTTCAGATTTTTTGTCAGCTTTCCTGTTCCACCAACTTTTTGCTGTCGATTTCTGTCATCCTCATATTCTGGAGTAAGCTGTTCCCCAACGGACTGAACAGCCTCGCAGGTAACACATGATACATGCAGCTGATGTTATCTGTGGCTTCTTCGCTTGATGTAAAAAGTCCTATTTCACCAAGGAAAACAGGTATGTAGCTGACAAATTTGAACTTGTTGCCTTAAGAAAAAGCTTGTAGCCTTGATTCTTTCCAGGTAAAATTTAATATCGCCAGAAAACTTAATATCACCACAAGAGGTCACTCATGGATAGTctcagaagcagagaaaataaactttaggAGGAAACACCACTGTTGAGGCAGTCAACGTAATGTAAAGGTGGTTTGGGAAGTTGGTGAAACTAAGTAATTCAGATTTGATgtctttcattttacttttggAAAGAATGTAATCATTTatccagaagaaacaaaaataaaactatgtattttttgttCTAGCTTTTTCTGCCCAAGGTTTCAATGTGACGCATAGTCTCAACATCGTATGTTAGGAATCGGTATTAAGTCTCAGTTACCAACATGGAAGAGTTGTAGCCTGTTGAGAAATAGGAATATTCTAGCAACTCATGGGGCTTTTTGCAGGGAtctgttcctttattttctgcttctgaCATTACCATTGGATACCTGAAGTGGCTGGGACTCCCACTCATGGCCCGTGCCCACCCCCACAACCACGTCGCTCTGCTTCTTTCCCTCACAGGTGCCCCCTGCTGGTCTGTTTGTTCGCAGGCTTAGAGCAGGATGGCCTGCGGAGGTGTGATCACAGGTTAGCTTGGCCTTGAGCGGCTTTGAACTTCAACCCCAAATGGTGGTGCTTCCCCATGTGGGGCTGTGGACCAGGGCCCTGCCACACAAAGATCACCCTAGTCCTTACAAATAAACAAGCAcaaaatttcatatatatgtacatctGTAAGGtgtttgaaagtcttttcttGGGAGAACCTGTCCTGCATTCTGAGAAACTAGCTTTATTTCATTGAAGTTtaaatggtttaattttttataaaattagcaTGTAAATGGTGGTATATGTTTTAAGGTGATTACAGGGCAAAATTTTTGTCAgcttttaaattctgtttatacatatgtacatacatatatattcatacttTTTTAACCACAATTCTTTTGCCACAATTGAAAGAAAATACTTGTTGTGGAATGTTCTCAGAAGCAGGCAAGGGTAGCTTGCAATACACACTCGCCTTCATGCAGCCCCCTTGGCCCCAGAAAGTGAGTTTCTCTCAGAGACTTGGTGGCGTTCTGCTTGATCAGGGCACCCATGGAATGCTGTTCCTGGTCGCCACCTGAGGAGGACGCAGTTATTGGGACCAGGACTTAAAGAGCATACAGAGGCTGTATCGTCTGATCAGTGTGTACTAAATTGGGGTGTATGAGCGTATATGTTTCGGTCCctcaataaacattattttagctGAATTGCATAATGCGTGGCTGTTACTTTAGAAAGTAAACTAGGAAAATCTTCACGTCAATGGTGCTATGTTGTGCTGGTTTCATCATTGAAGTCTACTCTTCGCAGGAAAATTCCAGAATGCTCTGGGCTCACCAGCAAGCCTGGCCTACCTCCTTGTCCTTCTGTTGCCAGCGCAGGCCTTTCTGAGCTGATGAGCTTTGAGTATTTGCTGTAGATGGGCAGGGGTCGGACTGTGATTCACAGCCTCTGGAGGCCTCGAGTACATCCAACCCCGTTGTCACGTGCCTACGGATTGCGTGGATGCGCTACCTAGACCTTGTCCCCACCGGCTGCTCCCCAGGCTGAGCAGACGGTAGTTTCTAAATCACTTGCTTGAAGTTGTGCTCCTGACTCTAAAAGGTACCCACGAACGCTAACCCACTGAGTGTCAGCTCCTTAGCCGGGAGTTTTAGCCTGTAGTCAAGGCTCCCCGACCACCTTCACCGGCCGCCGCAAGTGCAAGGCCACGTCCCTGGCACGTGTCTCCCCATGGGTTGCTTAATGCGTATCCCAGACGAGGCCTGGCTTTGCAGGTGAGGCCTGATTCTTGCATCATCCCAAGTGTGGCTGGTTACGGCAGTCCTAAAACACAGCTGGGAAGAACACGGTGCCTTTGTATTGACAGTATTCGACGTATCCGCCTGTGTTTCCGCGCAGGGTCACGTCAATTGCGGACAGGTTGAATGTGGAGTTTGCCTTGATTcacaaggagaggaagaaggcgAATGAAGTGGACCGGATGGTTCTTGTGGGCGACGTGAAGGACCGTGTGGCTATCCTCGTGGATGACATGGCCGACACGTGTGGCACCATCTGCCATGCCGCGGACAAGTACGAGGGCGGTTTGGGATGGTTTAGTGGGGAGTGTTAGGGCATCTcgctaagaaaggagaaaatgttagcttTTGAAAACCGACCTCACTTTTCCTAATTATTACTGATGGCTTAGCAGTAGTTTTTCAGACCAAAGTCAATTCTAGGCCCATTTGTTTTGCATTGGTAGGAAAAAGCCATGCTCCTTGATggcttggtttttattttcaaggTTGAACTTCCAGTGTTAAAAAAGGTCAGCGGAGGTGCTTCTAAAACtgagcacaaaaggaaaagtctCTTCAGGCCCTTGCTTCCTTCTGCCTCCTCAGCTTCTGGGGCCCAGCCGTGTGTGGCTGTGGAACCCTTGTCCTGTGGCCTGTCTGACGTGGGGTGCACCAGGAGCAGGTTTCCAAGACAGAACAAAGAGTATAAAATAGCTCAACCTTCTCTATTGATTGGATGTCAACGTGTTGATATGTTGGCTTCATTGGTTTAAACCAGTGGCTCTCAACCAAGGGCAGTTTTGTTCCCTGGGAGACAGTTGacaatgtctggggacatttttggttgtcacgacTGAGGAGAGGGGTGGTACTCTAGAGGCCAGGGATGTGCTACACAGCAGAGAATTATCCGGGCCCAACGccaaggttgagaatcactgatttaaGGAGTACAAAGTGTTTGGCCAGCTCATACCTTAAAAGATCCTGTTGTAGGCTGATAAATGTGAACGAAATTGGTTTCGTATCTTCCTTTATGGCATACactattgtttttaaattcacACTAAGGGAGATGTCTCAAGAATATCCGTGTGCGCttaatttttttgtcttctcttttacAGGCTACTCTCAGCTGGAGCCACCAAAGTTTATGCTATCCTTACCCATGGGATCTTCTCTGGGCCAGCTATTTCCAGAATAAATAATGCTGCCTTCGAGGCAGTTGTTGTCACAAACACTATTCCGCAAGAGGACAAAATGAGACACTGCTCCAAGATTCAGGTACTGGTTATATtgctggcagagctgggcagTGAGGCACACGCCTCAGATCCTGAGAAACAGCATCACGTCTTGTGTGTGTGACTGCTCGCTAAGGCAGATGTTGCCAGAGGTTACAGCTTCCCATAAAGGGAGGGTATGATACACGTTAGATCTCTGGGAAAGGCTGGGGCCGCCAGGGGTCAAAGTTAGAAATAGTAAGTGAATAAAACCACAATAGACAAATGGTAAGAAACAGGTCGTGCTCAAGTTAAACAGAATCGCTATATGACCCACGAGGTTAGCTCTACGGTTATACGCCCAAATCTGAAAATGGATATTCAAACAAAactttgtacatgaatgttcctAGTGGCCCTCTTCATagtaaccaaaaggtggaaatgacCCAGTGTTCCCCAACAGCTGAATGGATAACCAAAGTGTGGTCTcctcatacaatggaatattcctcAGCCTTAAAAGGAAGGAACTTCTGATACGCGCAACAACATGAGTGAACCTTGAAAGTAGTAGGCTGAGTGAAAGAACCccatcacaaaaggacaaatatatgatattttaaCTGGGTTCCACATATCTGGGAGCCCTAGAGTAATCAAAATCATAGGAAGGGAAAGCAggatagtggttgccaggagcctGGGAGCGGGAAGTTCATGTTTAATGGGAGCAGAGTTTCTGTTCGGGGTGACGAAGAAGTGTTGGAAATGGACAGCAGTGACGCTTACACGACCTTGGGAGTGTAATCAATGCCACTGagttgtatatttaaaaatggataaaatgacaacttttatgttataaaatttgctgccatttttaaaaatgagggaggAAAACAAAGGAGTAGCTGGGCTGTGCCGAGGATCTCCAAGCTttatccctcctgcccctcctgacTTGGGAGGACCCCGGGGAGTTGATGATCACTTGAGACCAACTGGCCTGAAATAAGTTGAAGGGGTTTGCATCCCCATTTTGCCTTTCTGTCTTGGTGAAGCGTGGCTAGTCCTCTCATCACCAGAAGCCTCCATCCCCATCATTAGAGCGTGAAGATCAGTTTCTCATCCATCCGAGAACAGCACAGTTCATTTGGCACCAGGAGATAAGACACGTTCAAGAACGGTCACAGTAGCCGTGCCTTAGATTTTCATGTCTGACGAGCAGTAGTTGAGAGTCAGCCAATTTAAGGCCCACAGGCCCAGTCCAGCCCACcagctgtttttgtaaataaagttttattggaacacagccgtgcCCATCCATTTATGTACCACCTCTGGCTGGTCTCATGCTGACCCCAGAGTGAGGTGATCACAGCTGTGCTTTTAAACAGCACAGTCCCTGCGTTTGCAGtagctgagagagagaaaaacctcACACATAATGACTgagtaaaattaatttcaaaacaaCAAACGCCCCAAGGAAAGGATCTCTCTGGTTGTCCACGGCCCTGAAAAGCCTCTGAAGCATCTGCGTGGGAAAATCTCACTTCCAGGATGCCGTACAGGCTTGTGATTTGAAGATAGACCCAAAACTGTCTGTCCTCTCAGAAGAAACGGGTGTTGGGGGTTTGatagtgtatctcatgtgctggagAAATCATTTCGCGGCTTTCTGGTTTGGAAGTTTCTGATTAAACATGACTAAGATGTCGCactttcctctccccttttctgtcttttccttggCATTTAGGTTATTGACATTTCGATGATCTTGGCCGAGGCGATCCGAAGAACCCACAATGGTGAATCTGTGTCTTACCTGTTCAGCCACGTCCCCCTCTAAATCCAGGATGTGAGGTGTGGAGTGAGCCTGCTCTGGCTTCTGACATGCGTGcgtttgtctgattttttttagctttagGACTGCGCCGTTATATTCATGCAAAAGCCTCAGATCTCTGAATAATCCACGATCCGCTGTTTCCCCTTCTAAAGCTCATGGCCATTTATTTCCTGTTTGGTGGAGAGGGCGGTGGTTATTGGATCTTTAAGTGCACAGTcttaaatgagaaatatttttgtCATCTTGACTTGTTTTGATgggtgacctttttttttttttttttttgttccgcCAGTACTTTGAGGCcacaactttcaagtatataattcCATCGTGGAAGTTCTTAATTTATAGATTTCAGGGTTGCCAAAGGTCACTTCACATTAAAACCTCTGTGTAAATAGAAACTAATAATGCCTATGGACATTGGGGTAAACCCCTGTAGAGAATTAGCTTTTTACTTCTGCGTGAACCTTAGAAAATTTTTAatactctgaattttgaaatttttttttttagtaatcaGGTTTCAAATAAACCATTTTGGTTATTATGCTTAATTTGGACCAAATTTTATGTTGCCTAAGATGGCCACTGGCACATTTCCTTTTGGTAAACATTAGACATATCAGAGGCAATGTagttctgtgtttctttttattgctgcttcTGAGAAACGTAACGATCATGTACCTGAACTACTGTGTTCTAAAATTCCAGAGTCTCGTTCAGCAGTAGATCTGATTGGGAAACTGTTTAGAGACAGTCTCCAAGCTCGCTGTCACGTTCATGCTCTTGTCTGTCCATCCCAGATACACCTCATGTCCTGCTGTCTTGGGTTTTTTTCCACGTCCTGTTTTTAGCTCTAGCTtttactttgcctttttttccaaTAGGTTCGCATGGTGGCTTTCCACCCAAAGACCTCTTTCCTAAGTCCCTTCAGATTTACTAGTCTGATCACTATTTGGCATTCAACTTAAAAAAGGGGGGGATTTTTGTGAGTGCCCCCAAATACATGTTTAAACATTATTTCCTTTAGTGTTGATCTCATGTTCTTTTACCTTTTGTAATCAGAAGCAGCAAGTCTCCTGTGCAACTGATTGTTTTAACTGAAGCTGTTACATGAAAAATGTAGACACTTGTTGCTCCGTTAAGTTACTGGCCCAGTGGCGGCCCAGCAGTGATGTGGAGGGAGGGTTGTTATCTACAATTTGTTATCCACAGATGGCCTTGAACAACTCCTGAGTGAGATGCCCCCGTCCTTTGTGGCGGGCGGCAAGCATCGAATCTGAATTTTCCTGTGTGCCCATTGGTAGCCGAGTGCTTCAGCCCCCAAAGAAGAAAATGTGCCTGCACAGACAAAGCCCAGGACTGATAAATACGAATCTCTCTCTTCTGCCGGATCTCCAAACTTGAAGAGAATGAATTCTCTGATCTAAATTCTGTGGGTGGAAAAAATGAAAtctatttaagtcattaacaGACTTGAATAGCAGTCTTTAAGGTTTCAGACTTAACTACAGCAGAGGCTGAGTCGAAGTTGAAAAGTAGCGTTCTGGTCATTGCAGAAACTAGCATTTTGCTGTATCTTAACAtggcttttgagaaaaaaatgagagtgtAGCCTGGTAAGGTCAACTATGCAATACAGACTGATTATATCTGGAAAGAGTTGATTTGAGATATGTAAAGAGCCTATTTGggtgtatataatttttattttgacaaatgAGTGATATCTGTATTTCTCGACATTTCTATgcatagagaaatgaaaatgtagttATGAATACGCACAGGTAGATGGCTTGGCCTCCAAGTGTAGACACGTTGACAGTGACTAAAACCAGCTGATTGGAAGGTAATCATTTTATCTAAGATTTAGAGTCTAACATACAGAGCTAGTTTTAAAATACTGCTCTTCTGATAGACATAAAAATCGCTATTGTCATCTCTGTTCAAAGAACTGATTGTGTCTATGGTTATTTAGCTCcacttttgtattttaaagtaCTTCTGGTACATTTATCAACTAACTAGACTAGACTTAGCCCTACGCAGTGGCGTTGTAGACCTTAACTATTGGATGGTTCAGTTCAACAAAGATGGTGAAGACGGCCTGGAGAGTGGCTTAATCCCAGAACTCAGGCATCCCTTGCTGCTTGTGTGGAGACATTTACATGAAACCACCAAATATCTTGGTCCTGTCTGACTCTGCTGAATGGTGGTCGACTCTGTGGACATCCAGCCAAAAACGGGAGCCAGAAATATGAATATACCAAAGTTGCCCAGCTTCCAACTTAAATTACATTCGTCAACTTCAAGAGACTCATATTACAATTCTCCTTTGGTAAATATGCCGACTAGATTCAGGAAGTATGTCCTTGGTGGTGCTTGCATCCGTTTAGAATATAGGATTTGAAGCTCTTCCAACACTACTAACACATTTCAATAAAATCCTGCTCCTTCTTTCTTCCATAGTGTGTAGCATCAGTCTGGAATGATGTGTTTTGATGGGGTCCTCGACATGTTTGCTATTTCACGGTTATAGCCCAGCATATAAAATTGCAGAAAAGCCAGAAGTTAATTGAAATCAGCTCTTCTCCATTTTGAAGGTATTTCTCCTTGCCTCAAAGCACAATAGCTGTGCCACATAAAAATTCTAGATgttttcatgtaaaactgaaGATTGTACCATACGTTCACACATCAGAAAAGGAGTGTTCAGTGTCCATAGGTGGGAGCTGACCAGACTTAGGCCCCACAGAAGTTTCTCATGTGCTTTGATTTCAGAAGCACCAAGAAGAGTTTCCTGCTCCCATAAAACAACTACCTGTTTGGTGATGCTTTAAGTTACTCTCATGGGGACAAAGTAAATTTCTAATTATGGTTCTTCCAATAAAGCTCAGCTTCAAAGCGTGGATAATGCTGAGAGTGGCAGCATCTTGTCTTAAAAATCCCAGTGAAATATAAAGAACTAAAACCAAGTCTGCTGGAGAAGATCACAGCTTAATGTGGAACATGGTAGAATGTActagaagggagaaagaaaatggagagatgGAAACACAAAAAACACACTTCACCAGCTTTATAGTTAGACGTAATTAATGGCGTCACGTATGTCCAGAAGTGTTTCACTTCATATAGCAGGTCCTATCGAACCCACTGGCTGAGCCCCAGGGTGGACAGGCTAAGCGTCAGAGGGAAAGATGAAATACTAAGGGGTTCAGAAGATCGAAGGAGGCTGGGGAGATGAGAAAGGGCTTTGAGAAGTGGCTGTCATTACAGATAGCACTTCATGGCAGAACCTTCTAGAACCGGATGACTATTCCAGCATGAACTGAAGCAGGACAACATAGGGTGTTCGGTGCGTGTTATGTTTGAGCAAGGATATTCAATGAAGATGGAAGTTGGGCTGAAACGTACTACCATATCCATGTATGTTGCATGGAGAAATTGACAGAATTGCTCCTTTTCACTGTGAATCTTCACCTTATTGGTTGATCTCCCTGCACCCCAGGCACAGAGCCCTCCACCTTTTCCCCTTGCTTTCCGGGTCCACATTATGGATTGGCTTGCTTACTGTCATCTCTGAgctcttattttctctttgaaggAGCATGATGCTCAGAAACAGACTCCACCACGTACTAGTTGCTTACCTCTTCTGTGCTTGTTTCCTTGTATCTGAAACAAGGTAATAGTTCCTCTCTCATAGgatgtgatgattaaatgaggtGATATCTGTAAAGTTTCGTGCATTAACTTCACCTTTTAGAACAAGCATCTTCAATCTTCCCTTTGAAAGAATCTAAGGAGGTATGAAGT
This Camelus bactrianus isolate YW-2024 breed Bactrian camel chromosome X, ASM4877302v1, whole genome shotgun sequence DNA region includes the following protein-coding sequences:
- the PRPS2 gene encoding ribose-phosphate pyrophosphokinase 2, translated to MPNIVLFSGSSHQDLSQRVADRLGLELGKVVTKKFSNQETSVEIGESVRGEDVYIIQSGCGEINDNLMELLIMINACKIASSSRVTAVIPCFPYARQDKKDKSRAPISAKLVANMLSVAGADHIITMDLHASQIQGFFDIPVDNLYAEPAVLQWIRENIAEWRNCIIVSPDAGGAKRVTSIADRLNVEFALIHKERKKANEVDRMVLVGDVKDRVAILVDDMADTCGTICHAADKLLSAGATKVYAILTHGIFSGPAISRINNAAFEAVVVTNTIPQEDKMRHCSKIQVIDISMILAEAIRRTHNGESVSYLFSHVPL